A genomic stretch from Limanda limanda chromosome 11, fLimLim1.1, whole genome shotgun sequence includes:
- the sbk3 gene encoding uncharacterized serine/threonine-protein kinase SBK3, with product MTAEFCSNLKSRVRRSVVRVTTYYTLYLTFQSQASFTQKMTAAAQELDELCFLSAQSVTSLKVSEHYKVVKLLGEGSYGKVILAVHKKRGTPMALKFFPRQSTSLYSFLREYNLSLSYCTHPSLTRALGIFFSTPTYYVFAQQAGLYGDLYSVIVSELGVDEECVQRVMAQLSGAVTHLHSLGFVHRDIKPENIFLCDASCRWVKLGDFGLARAIGTTVRAVWYDSPFCTPEVEPGKEAEKEMERRLSEGTEDEMEDIWVTVEPCIDSWALGILVYCLLTGCFPWEESTQDDRGYRRYKEWFVSEAENKEIRDVGWRGEEEKDSYSIMEKNQRDNPPPSQFGGLSPLVMTLFKELLHPEPKQRGSPEEILSYLGGPWLKETERRERRKEEEAEREARRIREAGGVEEELLREGRGER from the exons ATGACCGCCGAGTTCTGCTCCAATCTGAAGAGCAGAGTGAGAAGAAGCGTTGTAAG AGTTACAACATATTATACGCTTTATCTTACTTTTCAGAGCCAGGCCTCATTCACCCAGAAAAT gactgcagcagctcaggagcTTGATGAACTCTGCTTCCTGTCGGCGCAGTCCGTTACCAGTCTGAAAGTCTCCGAACACTACAAGGTGGTCAAGCTCCTGGGAGAGGGCTCCTATGGAAAGGTCATTTTGGCGGTACACAAAAAGAGAG GAACTCCTATGGCTCTGAAGTTCTTCCCTCGACAGTCCACCTCCCTCTACTCTTTCCTGCGTGAATACAACCTCTCGCTCTCCTACTGCACCCATCCTTCTCTGACCCGGGCTCTTGGGATCTTCTTCTCCACGCCGACCTACTACGTGTTTGCTCAGCAAGCTGGACTGTACGGTGACCTCTACAGTGTGATCGTGTCAGAG CTCGGAGTGGATGAAGAGTGTGTCCAGCGGGTGATGGCCCAGCTGAGCGGTGCTGTTACACACCTCCACTCCCTGGGCTTCGTCCACCGGGACATCAAACCCGAGAACATCTTTCTGTGCGACGCGTCCTGTCGCTGGGTCAAGCTGGGCGACTTCGGCCTGGCCCGGGCCATCGGGACCACAGTCCGAGCGGTCTGGTACGACTCGCCCTTCTGCACTCCTGAGGTGGAGCCAGGTAAAGAGGCTgaaaaggagatggagaggcGGCTGAGCGAAGGGACTGAGGACGAGATGGAGGACATTTGGGTGACAGTGGAGCCCTGCATCGACAGCTGGGCCCTCGGCATCCTCGTCTACTGCCTCTTGACCGGCTGCTTCCCCTGGGAGGAGAGCACCCAGGATGACCGTGGCTACCGCAGGTACAAGGAGTGGTTTGTCAGTGAGGCGGAAAATAAGGAGATCAGAGACGTTGGGTGGAGGGGCGAGGAGGAAAAGGACAGTTACAGCATCATGGAGAAAAACCAAAGGGACAACCCTCCTCCGTCACAGTTCGGGGGCCTCAGTCCACTTGTGATGACTCTTTTCAAGGAGCTGCTCCACCCCGAACCCAAACAGCGCGGCAGCCCGGAGGAGATCCTGAGCTACCTGGGGGGGCCGTggctgaaagagacagagaggagggagaggaggaaagaagaggaggcagagagggaggccAGAAGAATCCGAGAGGCAGGTGGAGTGGAGGAAGAACTGCTGCGGGAGGGAAGAGGGGAGAGATAA